From Carassius auratus strain Wakin unplaced genomic scaffold, ASM336829v1 scaf_tig00217524, whole genome shotgun sequence, a single genomic window includes:
- the LOC113101110 gene encoding uncharacterized protein LOC113101110, with protein sequence MATRKTAPKGKKPRTGLRSQGKVVAGKDVTWDSMESTEDEEAATRLPEASAKASSPQTKPFTAGEMSGEGMMSLMRKFLDAQEEREERYLRELRGLRESIVQSARPAETSYDIDSLRMDLPTPAAQRGPTRDRQAHVLDSTNVPAPSQPMQRSEPKMPAFQQGEDIENYLRRFERLARTWGWPEQEWSFRLVPLLTGQALEAYLAMDEEKAEVYADLREALLEKFNISPETYRQRFRVSSVPAGESPTETYHRLRNLYRRWIRPEEHTKEEIGEAIILEQLLRVLPYDTRTWVREHEPMTGLAAAKLAQQYMNAHRGGLRTQPPRGTVRSVSDRSGAEAEKSHADRIDHAQGQKSSVGKGLICFYCQQPGHKASVCPVRKAKLTGFCYVPREEDNARDSVEESQNRCKVTVNGHSLQALLDTGSTLSLLKPCFVSNVNYVSTTAVQCVHGDVKQYPRAEVVVEVYDQLYLLNVAIVDNLPADMILGQDLPVLNDLLQTTKDFETVTPSATVEVSCPVVTRAQAKAGLQPLPDLDSSLLQGGTKGPRKSRRQRRLEKYMGTPVSKTSVDGLQVSGWRIPEDIAKLQRDDESLKSLFEKAGCENAANLCNEKYVVLNGVLYLQTNDVTRLVVPTCCRHIVLHLAHTVPWAGHLGQQKTYARISSRFHWPTLYTDVQTYCNTCAICQKTSVVSQRGKAPLHPLPVISSPFRRIAMDIVGPLERSSAGHRYILVVSDYATRYPEAFPLRSITTPKIIHALVQMFSRVGIPEEILTDQGTNFTSRLMGQLYQQLGINAIKTTPYHPQTDDLVERFNQTLKNMLRKFVADTGRDWDKWLPFVLFAYREVPQASTGFSPFELLYGWQVQGPLDLLRRGWEDPASRTEEKGIVQYVLEMRDRLERYRELAKENLQEAQKAQKRWYDQHARLRQFQPGQKILLLLPTSSNKLLAKWQGPYTVVRKMGPVTYEIHHP encoded by the coding sequence atggCAACCCGCAAGACAGCGCCAAAAGGAAAAAAACCCAGGACGGGTTTGCGGTCCCAGGGGAAGGTGGTGGCTGGAAAGGATGTTACCTGGGATTCAATGGAATCTACAGAGGATGAAGAGGCAGCTACAAGGCTTCCTGAAGCATCAGCAAAGGCCAGTTCACCACAGACCAAGCCCTTCACAGCTGGTGAAATGTCTGGTGAAGGAATGATGTCTCTGATGCGCAAATTCCTGGATGCACAAGAGGAGAGGGAAGAGAGATATCTGCGAGAGCTCCGTGGTCTACGAGAGTCCATCGTACAGTCAGCACGGCCTGCAGAGACCTCGTATGACATAGATAGTCTGCGGATGGACCTACCAACTCCGGCAGCACAGAGAGGACCTACACGAGACAGGCAAGCACATGTCCTAGACTCCACAAATGTCCCAGCACCAAGTCAGCCAATGCAGCGGTCTGAACCAAAAATGCCAGCCTTCCAGCAGGGGGAAGACATTGAAAACTATCTTCGGCGGTTCGAGCGGTTGGCCAGGACCTGGGGGTGGCCTGAGCAGGAGTGGAGCTTTCGACTTGTCCCCTTGCTGACAGGGCAGGCACTGGAGGCATACTTAGCGATGGATGAGGAGAAGGCAGAAGTGTATGCTGATCTAAGGGAGGCACTGCTGGAGAAATTTAACATCTCACCAGAAACTTACCGCCAGCGCTTCCGAGTGTCCTCTGTTCCAGCGGGAGAGTCACCAACAGAAACTTACCATCGCTTGAGGAATCTGTATCGACGATGGATACGGCCTGAGGAGCATACTAAAGAGGAGATTGGTGAGGCTATTATCCTGGAGCAGCTTCTTCGTGTACTTCCGTATGATACTCGCACATGGGTACGGGAGCATGAGCCGATGACAGGCCTGGCGGCAGCAAAGCTGGCTCAACAGTACATGAATGCTCACAGGGGAGGCCTGCGCACTCAACCACCAAGAGGTACTGTACGTTCTGTTTCTGATCGTTCTGGGGCTGAAGCTGAGAAAAGTCACGCTGATCGTATAGACCATGCACAAGGACAAAAATCATCTGTGGGCAAGGgactaatttgtttttattgccaACAGCCTGGACACAAAGCATCAGTGTGTCCTGTGCGAAAAGCAAAATTGACTGGATTTTGTTATGTTCCCAGAGAGGAAGACAATGCTAGAGACTCTGTAGAGGAGAGTCAAAATAGGTGTAAGGTGACAGTTAATGGACATTCGTTGCAAGCTCTTTTGGACACTGGTAGCACTCTTTCTCtgttaaaaccatgttttgtttcaaatgtaaattatgtgagcACTACCGCTGTTCAATGTGTACACGGGGATGTAAAGCAGTACCCTAGAGCTGAAGTCGTTGTTGAGGTGTATGATCAATTGTACTTGTTAAATGTTGCCATAGTTGATAACTTGCCAGCTGATATGATTTTGGGTCAAGACTTGCCAGTACTAAATGATCTGTTACAAACCACCAAAGACTTTGAAACTGTTACTCCCTCTGCCACTGTTGAAGTGTCATGTCCTGTTGTCACCCGGGCACAAGCCAAGGCAGGTCTGCAGCCACTGCCGGACTTGGACAGTAGTCTGTTGCAGGGCGGCACAAAGGGCCCTAGAAAGTCACGCCGACAGCGGCGTCTAGAGAAGTACATGGGCACCCCAGTTTCTAAAACCTCTGTGGATGGTCTTCAGGTTAGTGGCTGGAGGATTCCGGAGGACATTGCGAAATTACAAAGGGATGATGAGTCTTTAAAATCACTCTTTGAGAAGGCAGGGTGTGAAAATGCAGCTAATCTGTGCAATGAAAAATATGTTGTGTTAAATGGAGTGTTGTATTTGCAGACAAATGATGTGACACGTTTAGTTGTTCCAACATGTTGCCGCCATATTGTCTTACATTTAGCACACACTGTTCCCTGGGCTGGCCACCTAGGACAGCAGAAAACATATGCACGCATTAGTTCACGGTTCCACTGGCCTACACTATACACAGATGTTCAGACATATTGCAATACATGTGCCATCTGTCAAAAGACCAGTGTTGTTTCCCAGCGGGGCAAAGCACCCCTGCATCCTCTCCCTGTGATCTCTTCTCCTTTCAGACGCATCGCCATGGACATCGTAGGCCCACTTGAACGAAGTAGTGCAGGACATCGGTACATCCTGGTGGTCAGCGACTATGCTACAAGATATCCAGAAGCGTTTCCACTCCGATCCATCACAACGCCGAAAATCATCCATGCCCTCGTCCAAATGTTCTCCAGAGTAGGCATTCCAGAGGAGATCCTAACAGACCAGGGAACTAACTTCACCTCACGGTTAATGGGGCAACTATACCAGCAGCTGGGTATCAACGCCATCAAGACGACCCCATACCACCCTCAGACAGATGATCTGGTGGAGCGTTTTAATCAAACCCTTAAGAACATGTTACGTAAGTTTGTTGCCGACACAGGACGGGATTGGGACAAGTGGTTGCCTTTTGTGCTTTTTGCCTACAGAGAAGTACCTCAAGCCTCAACTGGGTTCTCACCATTCGAACTGCTCTATGGATGGCAAGTGCAGGGACCATTGGACCTACTGAGAAGAGGGTGGGAAGACCCTGCATCCAGAACGGAGGAGAAGGGCATAGTGCAGTATGTTCTAGAGATGAGAGATCGACTTGAGCGGTACAGGGAACTGGCCAAAGAGAACCTGCAAGAGGCACAAAAAGCTCAAAAACGATGGTATGACCAGCATGCAAGACTTCGACAGTTCCAGCCGGGGCAGAAAATTCTACTCCTATTGCCAACATCATCGAATAAGCTGTTGGCCAAGTGGCAAGGGCCATATACCGTGGTCCGCAAGATGGGGCCAGTGACCTATGAGATCCACCACCCCTGA